A section of the Oscarella lobularis chromosome 15, ooOscLobu1.1, whole genome shotgun sequence genome encodes:
- the LOC136195902 gene encoding disintegrin and metalloproteinase domain-containing protein 10-like, whose amino-acid sequence MTTSLCLVVFALLLLPGVDSAYRRLNSFIRHYEPLRFDRNDLTAQHERMKRSVDDRIRLEFESHGRYFHLHLMPDRGIFADDATFVDGRNNPIPFDTSEIYRGYLYGDGRSYVFGHLTESKHLDVAIHVDKESYFIEPSSRYFSGVDFHSVMYKGSDVIFDFHNASTCSTRDRLRAELTRANKLKTETAETPEKSRKRRALNTENTQCRLFLTADQKLVRFFGNEADAFKSMVSHVQDSNRIYSGTDFNDNGSPDLIQFVIRRLSAWRNNDDIPEAPNAPTVNDEFEKDFIGVNAFLDFWSRYDHDAFCLAILFTYRDFNDGVLGLAFVGEPTFSVAGGICEKYRSLSFDGGTFKSLNTAVLTRLNFGSTVPSKVSSLTLAHELGHNFGSNHDQGNPGTQCVPGDSKGGNFIMYARATTGSEDNNDEFSPCSRSQMLDVIVARGQDATRGCFTKPEAGICGNFLLDDDEECDCGFPEDCDDKCCYPAQHEKECQFKWNATCSGGNGPCCDPDTCQYRNASDQFQCAKETDCHGPQNCTGLSDTCPTPTPRENGTHCNDGANLCVNGECTGSICTALEAAECLCTEEEELCHVCCMYEGVCTSSFKLKNKTGLVGAHLAPGSACDGTEGYCDHLKFCMLVDSDGPIARLKNLIFSSESLETALAWIKKYPWAVALIALGLIVLVALFIKLCSHATPRGGKRKKEEEARRKKAAVEMKTRHS is encoded by the exons ATGACAACTTCGCTCTGTCTTGTCGTTTTCgcccttcttctcctccccgGAGTCGATTCGG CCTATCGCCGCCTCAATTCTTTCATTCGACACTACGAACCGCTTCGTTTCGACCGAAACGACCTCACGGCGCAACACGAACGCATGAAACGATCCGTAGACGATCGCATTCGACTCGAATTCGAATCGCACGGCCG ATATTTTCACTTGCATCTAATGCCAGATCGGGGcattttcgccgacgacgcaacATTTGTCGACGGTCGCAACAATCCTATTCCATTCGACACGTCAGAAATTTATCGCGGCTATCTCTACG GCGACGGTCGCTCCTACGTCTTTGGTCACCTGACCGAATCTAAGCACTTGGACGTAGCAATTCACGTGGACAAGGAATCCTACTTCATAGAACCGTCGTCGCGCTATTTCAGCGGCGTCGACTTCCACTCGGTCATGTACAAgggctctgacgtcatcttcgacTTCCACAACGCCTCCACGTGCTCCACGCGCGATCGTTTGCGCGCGGAattaacgcgcgctaacaaATTGAAAACGGAAACCGCGGAGACCCCGGAAAAGAGCCGGAAACGACGCGCGTTGAACACGGAGAATACCCAATGTCGTCTCTTCCTAACAGCGGATCAAAAATTGgttcgtttctttggcaaCGAAGCGGATGCTTTCAAATCTATGGTGAGTCACGTGCAAGACTCCAATCGGATTTATTCTGGGACGGATTTCAACGATAATGGTTCTCCGGATCTGATTCAATTTGTAATTCGTCGTTTGTCGGCGTGGAGAAACAATGATGATATTCCAGAAGCACCTAATGCTCCCACAGTGAATGACGAATTTGAAAAGGATTTTATTGGGGTCAACGCTTTTTTGGATTTCTGGTCGCGATATGATCACGACGCCTTTTGTCTTGCCATTTTGTTTACGTATCGGGATTTCAATGACGGCGTTCTTGGATTGGCTTTTGTTGGGGAACCAACGTTTTCCGTGGCTGGAGGAATTTGCGAGAAGTATAGGAGTCTCTCGTTCGATGGGGGAACGTTTAAGTCTTTGAATACGGCCGTTTTGACGAGATTGAATTTTGGATCTACTGTTCCTTCGAAGGTTTCGTCATTGACACTGGCGCACGAGTTGGGACACAACTTTGGATCTAAT CATGATCAAGGAAATCCTGGTACTCAATGCGTACCGGGTGATTCAAAGGGCGGAAATTTTATTATGTACGCTCGCGCGACTACTGGATCCGAGGATAacaacgacgaattttcgccGTGCAGTCGTAGTCAAATGCTTGACGTTATTGTAGCACGCGGTCAAGACGCGACTAGAGGCTGCTTTACGAAAC ccGAGGCTGGAATTTGCGGGAACTTTCttttggacgacgacgaagaatgcGATTGCGGTTTTCCGGAAGATTGCGACGACAAATGCTGCTATCCGGCGCAGCACGAAAAAGAGTGTCAGTTCAAGTGGAACGCCACTTGCAG CGGGGGCAATGGGCCGTGCTGCGATCCGGATACTTGCCAGtatcgaaacgcttcggaTCAGTTTCAGTGCGCCAAGGAAACCGATTGCCACGGTCCTCAAAATTGCAC TGGTCTAAGTGACACGTGCCCGACTCCTACTCCCAGAGAAAACGGAACGCATTGCAACGACGGGGCCAACTTGTGCGTGAATGGG GAATGCACCGGCTCGATTTGCACGGCGTTAGAGGCAGCCGAGTGCCTATGcacggaagaagaagagctgtGCCACGTCTGCTGCATGTATGAAGGAGtctgcacgtcgtcgttcaagcTAAAG AATAAGACGGGACTCGTTGGAGCCCATCTCGCGCCCGGGTCCGCGTGCGACGGCACGGAAGGCTACTGCGATCATCTCAAATTTTGCAtgctcgtcgattcggaCGGTCCCATAGCGCGATTGAAAAATTTGATATTCAGTTCGGAATCGCTCGAAACGGCGCTCGCTTGGATCAAGAAATATCCGTGGGCCGTCGCGTTGATTGCTTTGGGACTTATTGTATTGGTAGCGTTGTTTATAAAACTCTGTTCGCATGCGACGCCGCGCGGcgggaagagaaagaaggaggaggaggcgaggaggaagaaagcgGCTGTTGAAATGAAGACGCGGCACTCGTAG
- the LOC136195908 gene encoding protein Njmu-R1-like, with translation MAEAISHLFALYSLDSIDVEEWEFVSGKRDSSTLKFSPLCSNITTSVTELNLRLFLDSRFSRGLAYSGSGNVTTFTSEFDMVCYYCLLQAKLDKKWGDGGVKRFVVCFLSSSESSLELFCSELDEYCQLILEDIQDSGCNPISDKAKRLLATWHRNSVEYIGHCVEKLGSSLSSLIYSSLMNSPIKFSGGTETDRQDIEKFVSTCSLAALLQPDTKEKAPTTPILLDFEKNDENASLVTIEQNSFQLSHSDTNPFCEEWAQRMTALADTKPNAANLRQIVEEFKLKAIQDVNTLKRLIKQSEASHYALYRSFLFLKSCGNASVLLRYARQEAISLSARDSLSVLDSLQSHLANENVLA, from the exons ATGGCTGAGGCGATTTCTCACCTGTTTGCCCTCTATTCTCTCGATTCTATCGA TGTCGAAGAATGGGAATTCGTCTCGGGAAAACGCGATTCTTCGACACTGAA ATTCTCGCCTCTTTGCAGCAACATAACGACGTCCGTGACGGAACTGAACCTccgtctctttctcgactCGCGATTTAGTCGAGGATTGGCTTATAGCGGAAGTGGAAACGTAACAACGTTTACGTCAGA gTTTGACATGGTTTGCTACTATTGCTTGCTACAGGCGAAATTGGATAAGAAATGGGGAGATGGTGGCGTGAAACGCTTTGTTGTCTGTTTCTTGTCGTCATCCGAGAGTAGCTTAGAACT TTTTTGTTCTGAGTTGGATGAGTATTGTCAACTGATCTTGGAAGACATTCAG gATTCCGGTTGTAATCCGATTTCTGATAAGGCGAAACGTCTGCTCGCCACGTGGCATCGAAACAGT gtTGAGTACATAGGTCACTGTGTGGAGAAACTGGGCTCTAGTTTATCATCTCTCATCTATTCA TCCTTGATGAATTCACCTATTAAATTTTCCGGTGGGACTGAGACGGATAGGCAGGACATAGAGAA ATTTGTTAGTACGTGCAGCTTAGCTGCTCTTCTCCAGCCAGACACTAAAGAAAAg GCGCCCACCACTCCCATTTTGCTAGActttgagaaaaacgacgaaaacgcgtctctAGTGACGATAGAACAGAATTCATTTCAGCTGTCTCACTCTG ATACGAACCCGTTCTGCGAAGAATGGGCGCAGCGTATGACAGCGCTAGCCGATACCAAACCCAACGCGGCAAATCTACGTCAAATTGTAGAGGAATTCAAACTCAaa GCCATACAAGACGTAAATACCCTAAAACGTCTAATAAAACAATCCGAAGCGTCCCATTACGCTCTGTACAG ATCGTTCTTGTTTTTAAAATCGTGCGGTAATGCGTCCGTTTTGTTGCGCTACGCTCGACAAGAGGCGATTTCTCTGTCGGCGCGCGACTCCCTATCGGTTCTAGATTCGCTACAGAGTCATCTCGCGAATGAAAACGTGCTCGCTtaa